The sequence below is a genomic window from Nitrosomonas sp..
TGTTTTGCGAGTAGCGGTCTAAATTACGTATACAACGTTTACACAATCAAACTATTTATTCAATAAATCCATTAAAACTGAAATGATGAAACCCATAAAAGTTGGCTTGCTCGGTATTGGTACCGTAGGGGGCGGCACATATACTGTGCTCAAAAGAAATCAGGAAGAAATAACACGCCGGGCAGGGCGCGGTATCTTGATTACCATGATTGCAGATCGCGATCTGGAAAGAGCGCGCAGCTTTGCCGACGGCGATGTTGTTGTGACGGATAATGCGGCCGATGTCGTTTCCAACCCGGATATCGATATTATCGTTGAACTGATTGGCGGGACAACCATTGCCAAGGATCTTATTCTGAGCGCCATAGCACAGGGTAAGCATGTCGTGACCGCCAATAAGGCTTTACTGGCCAATCATGGAACCGAGATTTTTGCAGCGGCGCGTGAGAAAGGCGTAATGGTAGCATATGAGGCCGCTGTGGCGGGTGGCATTCCCATCATCAAGGCGCTACGGGAAAGCCTGACGGCCAACCGGATAGAGTGGATTGCCGGTATAATTAACGGGACAGCCAACTTCATTCTCTCGGAAATGCGTGAAAAATCCCTGCCGTTTGCGCCGGTGCTGGAACAAGCACAACAACTGGGTTATGCAGAAGCGGATCCTACCTATGACATTGAAGGTATCGATGCCGCACATAAAATCACCATTATGTCTGCAATCGCGTTTGGTATTCCTGTTCAGTTCGATAAAGCCTACATCGAAGGCATTACCAAATTGACGCAGGACGATATCAGTTATGCTGAAGAATTGGGTTACCGCATTAAACTGCTGGGTATTACTAAGCGGGTTCAGAAGGGAATAGAGCTGCGCGTGCATCCGGCTTTAATACCGGAACGCCGCTTGATCGCGAATGTAGAAGGGGTCATGAATGCCGTGGTGGTCAAAGGCGATGCGGTGGGGGCGACATTGTATTATGGTGCAGGGGCGGGCGCTGAGCCAACAGCCAGTTCAGTGATAGCCGACCTGGTTGATGTCACGCGCATGCAGACAGCTGATCCGATGCATCGCGTACCGACGCTTTCTTTCCAGCCGGATCTGTTGTCGGATACACCGGTATTGCCGATGGAAGAGGTTGAGACGGCCTGTTACCTGCGTTTGCAAGTGGTGGATCAGCCCGGTGTTCTGGCAGAAATTACGCGCATTCTGGCTGACTGTAATATGTCAATCAGTGCCGTTGTTCAAAAGGAAAGCGTTGGCGAAGGTAATCAAGCAAAAGTCATCATGCTGACGCACAAAACTGCTGAGAAAAATACCAATACCGCGATTCAAAGAATAGAGGCTCTGCCGGTAGTGAAGGGTCAGGTGACGCGTATTCGTATTGAAGAACTAAACGATTAACCAATCGACTAACAAGTCGCTCCATAATTTCCGATATGCGTTATATTTCAACCCGCGGCGGCATGCCGCCAAAATCTTTTTCCGAAATTCTGTTGAGTGGTTTATCGCCCGACGGCGGGCTGGCCATTCCCGAAGCGTACCCAAGGATTTCTGCTGATGAATTGCAACAATGGCGCGATATGGACTATCGGGCGCTGGCATTTGAAATCCTGTCGCGCTTTATCGATGATATTCCAACCGAAGATCTGCGCGCAATTATTAACCGTACCTATACCGCAGAAATATTCGGCAGTGATGACATTACTCCGCTTAAAACGCTTAAACCCGGTTTTCATATTCTCGCATTGTCCAACGGCCCGACACTGGCATTCAAGGACATTGCCATGCAGTTGTTGGGCAATCTGTTTGAGTACACGCTGGCAAAAACAGGTGAAGAACTCAATATTCTCGGCGCAACATCGGGTGATACCGGTTCCAGCGCTGAGTATGCCATGCGTGGTAAGAAAGGCATCCGCGTATTTATGCTGTCGCCGCACGAAAAAATGAGCCGTTTCCAGACAGCGCAGATGTTCTCGCTGCAGGATGAAAATATATTTAACATCGCCATACGCGGTGTATTTGATGACTGTCAGGATATCGTCAAGGCGGTCAGTAACGATCATGCGTTCAAGCAGAAATATCGTATCGGAACGGTCAATTCAATCAACTGGGCGCGGGTGGTTGCGCAGATTGTTTATTATTTCAAAGGCTATTTTTCCGCAACGCAGTCGAATGACGAGCAGGTTTCGTTTGCAGTGCCCTCGGGTAATTTCGGCAATATTTGTGCAGGCCATGTCGCGCGTATGATGGGACTGCCGGTCAAACAACTGATCCTCGCGACCAATGAAAACGACGTGCTTGATGAATTTTTCCGAACAGGTGTTTACCGTCCGCGTACCACTGTTGAGACAAAGCATACCAGCAGCCCGTCGATGGATATTTCCAAAGCATCCAACTTTGAGCGTTTTATTTTCGATCTGACAGGCAGAGACGCCAGTAAAGTCGCCGAATTATGGTCAGCCGTCGATAAAGGGCAGGCCTTTGATCTGTCCGTAACGCCTTTGTTTGAAAAAGTCAAAGACTTCGGATTTGTATCCGGCAGCAGCAATCATGCCGCCCGTATTGAAACAATACGGGAAATCTATCAAAAATATCAGGTGCTGGTCGACACGCATACTGCCGATGGATTAAAAGTCGGTCAAGCTCTGCATGACAGCGATGTGCCGCTAATCTGCATGGAAACCGCGCAGCCGGCCAAATTCTCTGAGAGCATACAGGAAGCCATCGGGCAGGAACCGCCACGTCCTGCAGGTTATGAACATCTGGAAGATTTGCTGCAACGGTTTGTGGTCAAGGAGGCCGATGTTGCGGCGATAAAGTCATTTGTTGCCGAGCAGGCGGGCGATTAACAGTAACTTGTCTGGGGTTCAGTACACCCTGGATTAACCTGCGCAATTGCGAGTGGATTGATTGGCAGTTAAAACTGACAACAGCATGTCACGTGGTTTTGCTTTATTACAGTTTTGGTAATACAGATTACTGCTGCTCCGTTAACTTTTGGATTCAAATCAATGTTGGTTGATTATCTGGCTTGCTTGGCAGAAATAAAAAAACGACAAACGCCTGACTAATGGTTTCCCCTAGACAAGATTAATGGTAATCCCAATATGCAAAGTTTTTGGATTTGCTTAAACTTGTTTTCACGATGAACAAATTTAATGCAGGAGGTTATATCATGAAAACAGTACAAACACTCACAATCACATCAATACTTGCTTTTATTTTAGTTTCTTTACCAGTAAGCATTTTTGCCGCTGACCAAGTTAATCATTTAACACTAGCTCAACAATACAAACAACAGGCTGAAGAATACCAGGCCAAGATAGAAGAAGAAATAGAGGCAGTCAGAAACAAGCCACGTACTGCGTTTTTTGGTAGAAATGCTAAAACTTTCAAACAGCACGTGGAGTTTAAACTTCGTAACTTTGAAATGGCCATGACTGAAAATCTGGAAAAAGCTGCTTATCATGAAAAAATGGCAGCAGAACAAAACTTCCAACCGGTATCTGTGTCTTCCAGCAACTCAGACAATATTGAGGGCTAGAGCAGCGATATAAATCGTTAGATCGTAAACAAAAAAAACTCACTTAGGTGAGTTTTTTTTTTGTTTTGTATTTTACTGCTGTACCGTTAACCGATACCTATATGTGTTGCAATATATTGAAATAAAGGGTCATTCTTATTCAAAAAATGCTTGGGATGTGGAAGATTTTTCTTTTCTATATCAATTGGTTAATGCCATTAACGGGACAGTAGCGTTGCTAAATGCATATAATTTTTAATCAGACAAATTCTTGGACAGCATCGTAAACTAAAAATATTAAAGAATAAAAAAGAATCTGGTAGTGTAAAATACGGAATTTAAAGTATTAAACTGTTAATAACTTTCATTCAAATGAAGGTTTTCAAATATGAAGCTAAGTGACTGGGGTTTTTCGTTCTTTTTCGTCATCTTTAGTTTCAGTCACAATACATATTCACAATCGGTTAAAGGAAAAGTCGATCCAAAAACTTTGTCGTTACTGGAGGCAGACTTAGCCGCGCTGGCTAAATTCAGGTACGAAAAAGTCGGGTCGCTTACCCTCACAGCGAAAAACAAAACACCTGCGGCTGTGACTCGAATCGATCATCGCGATATCCAGGCCATTGGCGCACGTTCCCTAAATGAATTGTTGGAAATCATTGTTCCGGGTCTGCAAAGTATCAACCATCATTGGGAACTGCCACATATCGGTATACGCGGAATTACGAGTGATCGAGAAGATAAAGTATTAATTCGTGTTAACGGCCGAACCATGAATGAACGCACCGCTCGCGGCGCGATTACAGAACGGGACTTTCCGTTTATGGGGGATATCAAGCATATTGACGTTATTCGCGGTGCCGGATCGCCCATATTCGGTCTTGGTGCGGTATCTATGGTGATTGATATTACTACGCACGATGCCAATTCGGTCAAGGGAAAAGGTGCTGGATTTAGAGTCGGACAAGGTTCTGATTTTAAAGCTGCAGAGGCTTTTTTCAGCAAACAACTCGATAATGGGCTGGGAATTTACATGTACGGTGAAGCAGCGGACATGGTGGGGGCCAGTAACAAAGACGCTCCACTTGCTTTTGGTGCTGATGCGACAAGTTTTGCGACCGGTGACTTTGTGCCCCGTGACAATCCGTTTCCCACCCGGGTCAGAGATGGCCAGGGTTTTCGCGGAAAAGCAAATTTAAAAGGTCACTTGAATTTGAATTACAAAGACACCAAATTCTGGCTGCGTTATAACCGCGCTGGCAGAACCTTTCCTTTGCCACTACCTTGGCAATCGGAACCGGCATTTCTCCCAAACCTGGCAGAAGAACGCATAACGGAGGTTGGATATGAACAATTTACCGCCACTTTGGAACATGACTATTCCTGGCATAATGACTGGAATGTGAATTTCATGCTCAGTTATGACACGACTAAAATTTTCAAAAGTGTTTTAAATCCTGCAGAACCTCCGAACAAGTACAGAGAAAACGAACTATTCGCCAGAATGACTGCTAACTGGAGCGCTAATGAAAAATCGGATATTGCCCTGGGTTCCGCTATTTCTTACGAAATATATGGTGTCGATAATATTCGGAACGAGCCATGGGACACAGTAACCTGGTCTGTGTTTGGCGAATGGCAGTGGCGACCGCACAAATATTTTACAACTTTTCTCGGAGGGCGTGTCGATCAGAATACTTATACCGGGGCATTATTCTCACCGCGGGCGTCCTTAGTTTATCACCCCGACAACAAAAATACGTTCAAACTTTTATATGCAGTCTCCCAACGTATGAACATTGCTCAGGATAACCGCGAAGCTGCTTTAAACAATTTTTCTCAGAGCAAGCCGGAAAAGCTAAACAGTGTAGAAGGGCGTTATGAATATAAAAACAATGGATTATTTACAGGCATCAGTCTATTCTATATCGATCTTGATGCAATTGGTTGGGATGATACTATTCGACGAACTGAAGTGTTAGGCAATCAAGAACAATGGGGT
It includes:
- a CDS encoding TonB-dependent receptor plug domain-containing protein is translated as MKLSDWGFSFFFVIFSFSHNTYSQSVKGKVDPKTLSLLEADLAALAKFRYEKVGSLTLTAKNKTPAAVTRIDHRDIQAIGARSLNELLEIIVPGLQSINHHWELPHIGIRGITSDREDKVLIRVNGRTMNERTARGAITERDFPFMGDIKHIDVIRGAGSPIFGLGAVSMVIDITTHDANSVKGKGAGFRVGQGSDFKAAEAFFSKQLDNGLGIYMYGEAADMVGASNKDAPLAFGADATSFATGDFVPRDNPFPTRVRDGQGFRGKANLKGHLNLNYKDTKFWLRYNRAGRTFPLPLPWQSEPAFLPNLAEERITEVGYEQFTATLEHDYSWHNDWNVNFMLSYDTTKIFKSVLNPAEPPNKYRENELFARMTANWSANEKSDIALGSAISYEIYGVDNIRNEPWDTVTWSVFGEWQWRPHKYFTTFLGGRVDQNTYTGALFSPRASLVYHPDNKNTFKLLYAVSQRMNIAQDNREAALNNFSQSKPEKLNSVEGRYEYKNNGLFTGISLFYIDLDAIGWDDTIRRTEVLGNQEQWGSELEIDKSFGDHRVRFSYAYTKLIDFDLFDQSTFITARPFGFGSDLANWATHSGKFWYSWNLTDRTRFDTTLRAFWGYDGSKDFRNKLVADGRDIITADWKKPFKEQIYLNFALQHNVTRSTRLSLNFYNVLGWFDQDLNKRLFREPTGGYRLEAATVAGGITIQF
- a CDS encoding homoserine dehydrogenase gives rise to the protein MKPIKVGLLGIGTVGGGTYTVLKRNQEEITRRAGRGILITMIADRDLERARSFADGDVVVTDNAADVVSNPDIDIIVELIGGTTIAKDLILSAIAQGKHVVTANKALLANHGTEIFAAAREKGVMVAYEAAVAGGIPIIKALRESLTANRIEWIAGIINGTANFILSEMREKSLPFAPVLEQAQQLGYAEADPTYDIEGIDAAHKITIMSAIAFGIPVQFDKAYIEGITKLTQDDISYAEELGYRIKLLGITKRVQKGIELRVHPALIPERRLIANVEGVMNAVVVKGDAVGATLYYGAGAGAEPTASSVIADLVDVTRMQTADPMHRVPTLSFQPDLLSDTPVLPMEEVETACYLRLQVVDQPGVLAEITRILADCNMSISAVVQKESVGEGNQAKVIMLTHKTAEKNTNTAIQRIEALPVVKGQVTRIRIEELND
- the thrC gene encoding threonine synthase, with protein sequence MRYISTRGGMPPKSFSEILLSGLSPDGGLAIPEAYPRISADELQQWRDMDYRALAFEILSRFIDDIPTEDLRAIINRTYTAEIFGSDDITPLKTLKPGFHILALSNGPTLAFKDIAMQLLGNLFEYTLAKTGEELNILGATSGDTGSSAEYAMRGKKGIRVFMLSPHEKMSRFQTAQMFSLQDENIFNIAIRGVFDDCQDIVKAVSNDHAFKQKYRIGTVNSINWARVVAQIVYYFKGYFSATQSNDEQVSFAVPSGNFGNICAGHVARMMGLPVKQLILATNENDVLDEFFRTGVYRPRTTVETKHTSSPSMDISKASNFERFIFDLTGRDASKVAELWSAVDKGQAFDLSVTPLFEKVKDFGFVSGSSNHAARIETIREIYQKYQVLVDTHTADGLKVGQALHDSDVPLICMETAQPAKFSESIQEAIGQEPPRPAGYEHLEDLLQRFVVKEADVAAIKSFVAEQAGD